The DNA window AACATTTATTAATAAACCTTAAGAATCTTTATGTAGGACCAGTTAATGGCGAAGTACAATTAGGGGAGTTATTTACAAATTCTAGTAATCAGACTTTAGTTGGTAGGGTTGCGCCTAGTAATGTATATAAATATTTCTTCCCAACTACAGACTTCACAGAAGTGGTAGCGACAGAAAAAACCATTACAAATCTTACTGATGGTGACGTAGGAAGATGGATTAAAATTAAAGACCTTCAATTCATTAATGATGATTTAGGAGAATCTTATGCTGGTGCTTCTAATACTTCTAGAACTTTAGAAGATTGTTCAGGAGCTAAAATTTCTCTTACAACAAGTAGCTTTGCAAATTTTGCAAGCAGACAAATTGATAGCGGAAAAGGAGACCTTTATGGTGTATTAACCAAATATAATGGCAAGTACGAAGTTTGGATTACCAATCCACTTGGAGCAGACTTTGATGGAAATAGATGTGATGGCTCTCCAGCACCAGTATTTGAAAGCATTTTTAATGAAGATTTCTCTGGAGCATTAACCAATAACTGGACGGCTGTAAGCGTTCTTGGAACTGCTGTTTGGAATATCCAACAGTTTGGTAATCCAAAACCATGTGTTGTAATGAGCGGAAACGGTAATGAAGACTGGTTGATTTCTAAACCTATTACACTTGCAGGATATAAAAATTACTACTTAAGTTTTGAAACTGATGGTAGAGCAAGCGTTCCTTCAAATCCGTTAGAAGTTTATGTAACAGATAACTATACAGGAAACTATGCTACTACGACTTGGACTAAACTTAACCCAATTTTAGACTCAGATTTAAGTAAGTTTGCACCATTTGTAAGTTCAGGTAAATTAGATATTTCTAATTTTGCAGGTAAAAATGTGGTAGTTGCATTTAAATATACTTCTACGGCTACAGCTTCTGCAACTTGGGAGCTTGATAATGTAAAAGTAAGAGGTAGAAAATAAATCTAACTTCGCATATATATTCATAAAACAGCTTCAGAAATGAAGCTGTTTTTTTGGTAAATATTGATGATGAAATCTCAAATAATTTGTTCTATTCTGTGAAAAAGAAAGGTGTTTTTAGCCTAAAGATTTTGCTCCAAAAGCACAATAACTACATAAAGAATATATCGTACAATTATAGTCGTAAAAAAAGCCTTACAAAATCTGTAAGGCTTACTCTTATCTTTAAAAATTGTTGTTAGAAAGAAACTTCGTTTACTTCTTTACCTCGCATAAAGGTCATGTTTTTTTGTGAACCTTTATAAGCAATATTTACCAAGTTGAGTTGTTTAGGATAAGCTTCTAATAAAAGATTATTTTTAATTTTTAAGCTAGAAATATCAGAAACGCCATTCGCTTCGAAATATACCCAAACACTTTCTCCATTTACTTGACTTCCTGTAAACGTAAGCGCTTTGTTTTGACCGTTTACATACACATCAAAATGGTCATTTACATATCTTTTCACTTCCGCTTCAAAAGCAGTAGTATTAGGATTAATTTTTAAAACTTCTGCAATGTGTCCAGAGTTTAATTTTGTAGTGAATTTTAGCGTTTTACTGCCTTCTACATAATCTACCTTGGTCATAGAAGAATAAAAATCTGAGAGTGTAAAACTCATCAGCATTGTGATTAAACCTATTGCAATTATTCCTATAAATTTTTTCATTTTTTTCTTATTTAATACTTTTTTCAAAGTTTGTATATTTTTCAAATGTATATAAAAAATGTCAAATCTTATGCCAAATTCTAGAAATTTACACTTACAGAGTATTTATCGTAGAAAGCTTTAATGTGAGCCACGGCTTCATCTGCTGTATCTACCACTCGGAAAAGACTTAAATCTTCTTCTTTAATCAAATGATTTTTCAGCAAAGTTCCGGTAAACCAATCCAGAAGTCCGCTCCAAAATTCTGTTCCCACCAAAACAATTGGGAATCTACCGATTTTATGCGTCTGAATTAATGTTAATGCTTCCGAAAGTTCATCCAGTGTTCCGAAACCTCCAGGTAAAACGATGAAGCCTTGAGAATACTTCACAAACATCACTTTTCTTACGAAAAAGTAATCAAAATTAATCGAGTAAGGTTTATCTATAAAAGGATTAAAATTTTGTTCAAATGGTAATTCTATGTTTAATCCAATGGATTTTCCGTTGCCTTCTCTCGCTCCTTTGTTCCCTGCTTCCATAATTCCAGGACCACCTCCAGTAATGACTCCGAAGCCAATTTCTGTAATTTTTCTGGCAATGTCTACCGCCATTTGATAATAAGGGTCTTCTGGTTTTAGCCTTGCAGAACCGAAAATAGAAACACAAGGTCCTATTTTGGCTAATTTTTCGTAGCCATCTACAAATTCAGACATCACTTTGAAAACCATCCAAGAATCTTTGGTTACGGTTTCGTCCCAAGTTTTTTGTCTTAAACTTTCTTGTAATCTTTTATCTTCTGATGCGTTATCGTCTAGCATTTTTTTAAAAATTTAGTTTTATTTTACCATTAAGTTCTTATTAAGGAATTAAGAAAATTAAGTTGAGAGAGAAAATCCCCTTAATGCACTTATTTCTTAATGATTTTCAAAAATTTTGAAAACTTAATGGTTCATTTATTTAAAGTATTTTTCCGCTTCTATCACAGATTCTGGTCTTCCTACATCTATTAATTTGGCTTCGTGCTGAAATCCTAAGATGTTATTTTCAAACATTAAATCCAAATATTCTTCCATGATAGAAAATTTTCCTCTTCTTTTTATTTTGTCAAAGATAGAAGAATTAATACAATGTATTCCACTGAAAGCCAATTCTTTAAAAGCATTATTCGATTCTGCCATTTTGGTTTCCCCAGAATTTTTGTTCATCCAACCTTTTAAAACCATTTCCGAGTTAAAGAAAAGTTTTCGGGAAGAATTTCTGTCCGAAACTGCCAAAGTAGCTAATGGAAGATGTGTTTCATGAAATTTTACCAATTCATGAATGTTCAAATTGGTAAGAATATCAGCATTCATGATGAGAAAGTTCTCTTCGTTTTCCAGATATTTTTGAGCAAAAAGCAAGCCACCTCCAGTTTCTAGAAGTTCATGTTTTTCATCAGAAATATCAATTTTAGCTCCAAAATGATTCTTTTTCTCTAAAAATTCTACAATTTGTTCCCCGAAATGATGCACATTAATCACAAACTCTGTAACTCCAAAACTTTGCAGATATTTTATATTTCTTTCCAGCAACGGAACATCATTTACCAAAGCCAAAGCTTTAGGATGGCTATCTGTAAAAGGTTTTAACCGAGTTCCTTTTCCTGCTGCGAAAATGAGCGCTTTCTTAATCATATAGAATGAAAATTGCAGATTTTACAATTGTTAATTAAGTTGAGGTTGTTCGTTATGCGTTACCGAAACATTTACCAATTCTGGATATTTTTCCTGCAAAAATTCTCCGAGTTTTATGGCGCAATACACACTTCTGTGTTGACCACCAGTACAACCAAAAGCTATTTGCAAATGGTCAAAACCACGAGCGATATAATCATTGATGGTAATGCTTACTAAGTTTTTGATGAGGTCTATAAATTGAGGCATTTCAGTTTTGGTTTCTAGAAATTCTTGAACGCCTTTATCGTTACCAGTTTGAGGTTTGTATTCTTCTATTCTTCCCGGATTGAGAATTCCTCTGCAATCGAATACAAAACCGCCGCCATTTCCGCTGTTGTCTACTGGTATTCCACCTTTTTTATAAGAAAAACTGTAAATGTCTATGTTTAGTTTATTCATTTTTTTAAAATTAAGATTTTTATTTTTTACCATTAAGTATTTATTAAGGTATTAAGAAAATTAAGTTTTTTTGATAAATCAAAAAATATTTTTAAGTAATTGCAACTCCATTATTTTCACTTAATGTTCTTAATTTCTTAATTAATTTTGAAATTTCAAAATCTTAATGGTTAATTCGTTTAGTTTCTATTTTAAGCTTATGCATTTTTAAAAAATAAGATTTTATTTTTAACCATTAAGTATTTATTAAGGTTTTAAGAAAATTAAGTTTTTTTGATAAATCAAAAAATATTTTTAAGTAATTGCAACTCCATTATTTTCACTTAATGTTCTTAATTTCTTAATTAATTTTGAAATTTCAAAATCTTAATGGTTAATTCGTTTAGTTTCTATTTTAAGCTTATGCATTTTTAAAAAATAAGATTTTATTTTTAACCATTAAGGTATTAAGATAATTAAGTTTTTTTGATAAATCAAAAATCAATCAGGAAGCATGTTAAAATATTCATTAACAAAAGGCTTCATGGATTTTGTGATGTTTTTGGAGAAAAAATTTATTAATAATCCTTGTGGTTTTTTTAGAACTTTCATGTATGTTAGGAGTTGAGCTTCATGAATTGGTAATATTTCTTCAATTGCTTTTAATTCAACAACAATGGTGTCATTTACCAACAAATCAACAACTAATTTAGTTTCCATAATTTTATTATCATAAATAATAGGAACAGTTAACTGTTGTTTCACGTCATAGCCATTTTTTTCTAACTCATATTTTAAACAATCCTCATATATACTTTCTAATAAACCAGCGCCAAGTTCTTTATGAACTTTTATGGCAAGTCCTATTATTTCATATGATAATTGAGTTACTTTCTTTTTTGTCATTTTTAAAAACTTTAGTTTTTAAACTTAATATTCTTAATCTCTTAATTAATTTTGAAATTTCAAAATCTTAACGGTTTAGATCAATTAATTTTTGAATTTTATTTTTAGTTTCTGTTGTGTTCAATTGTAGAATTAAGTTTTTTAGCTCTGGATATTCATTCATTTCGAGTTCCGTTTTGGTAAATTCTACTAAATTCTGAATTCCCTGTTCTAAACTTGTGATAAAATGCGGTTTTCTCTGAATAATTCCTCTAAAACCATACGCTCCTAAAACCTGAATGAAACGAATCATTTTACAATATTTCAAAGATTTTTCTAATTCATTTCTTTGTTCTAAAGGATGAGAAGAGAAGTAATATTCCAGCATTTCATTTTTGAAATTTTCAGAAAAATTGGCTTTAGCTTGGAAGAGAAAAGAAACCACATCATAAAGAGCAGGTCCTTCCATTGCCGCTTGATAATCGATGAAAAAAACTTCATCTTGATCATTTACCAAAATATTTCTTGCCTGAAAATCTCTTATCATCAAGGATTTTGGAGCTAGATTTTCTATTTTTTGTACAATTTTTTTGAACTCTTTCAGTAAAGTAGATTTATGATAAGGCAACTCTAAAATGTCTATCAAATAATTTTTGAAGTAGTATAAATCATGTGTAATTGGCAGTTCGTCATACTTTTCGTACTCGAAAGTTTTAGAAAAATCTATTTTGTTTTGGGTCTTTTCTTGAAGTTCAAATAAATGTTTTAATGTTTGTTTGACCAAAGATTTTACTCTTTCAGATTCACCTTCTAGAGCGATGATTTCAGAAAGTGTTTTTTCACCCAAAAATTCCTGAATATAAAGTTTTCTTTCTTCGTTGATTTTAAAAATCTGAGGCGTGTTCAACTTTAAATCTGAAAAAACCTGTGTGAAATAGAAAAACGCTTCGTTTTCTAGAAGATTTTCGTTGTAAGTAATCACGTAAGTTTCATTCGAGGATTTTCCAATGAAATTCATTCGCGCAGAACCACTTTGAGGCAATGCCAAAAATTCGGTTGCCTTTTCGCCTAAAAACTCTTCGAAAAAAAGTTGAGCTATTTCTTGATTTTTCATTACCAAGCAAATATAATAATTTGAAAAGGGATTTTTTGTGTATTTTTGTTATAATATGAAAGATTTCAAAGAAATATTGTGGGTTTTGCTTAGATTTTTGGGGATTTGGCTATTGCTATTTCTTTTGTATCAATGGTATTTGAACCAATTTTCTGGAA is part of the Cloacibacterium normanense genome and encodes:
- a CDS encoding nucleotidyltransferase family protein; amino-acid sequence: MIKKALIFAAGKGTRLKPFTDSHPKALALVNDVPLLERNIKYLQSFGVTEFVINVHHFGEQIVEFLEKKNHFGAKIDISDEKHELLETGGGLLFAQKYLENEENFLIMNADILTNLNIHELVKFHETHLPLATLAVSDRNSSRKLFFNSEMVLKGWMNKNSGETKMAESNNAFKELAFSGIHCINSSIFDKIKRRGKFSIMEEYLDLMFENNILGFQHEAKLIDVGRPESVIEAEKYFK
- a CDS encoding DUF6702 family protein, giving the protein MKKFIGIIAIGLITMLMSFTLSDFYSSMTKVDYVEGSKTLKFTTKLNSGHIAEVLKINPNTTAFEAEVKRYVNDHFDVYVNGQNKALTFTGSQVNGESVWVYFEANGVSDISSLKIKNNLLLEAYPKQLNLVNIAYKGSQKNMTFMRGKEVNEVSF
- a CDS encoding GxxExxY protein; protein product: MTKKKVTQLSYEIIGLAIKVHKELGAGLLESIYEDCLKYELEKNGYDVKQQLTVPIIYDNKIMETKLVVDLLVNDTIVVELKAIEEILPIHEAQLLTYMKVLKKPQGLLINFFSKNITKSMKPFVNEYFNMLPD
- a CDS encoding LOG family protein, with translation MLDDNASEDKRLQESLRQKTWDETVTKDSWMVFKVMSEFVDGYEKLAKIGPCVSIFGSARLKPEDPYYQMAVDIARKITEIGFGVITGGGPGIMEAGNKGAREGNGKSIGLNIELPFEQNFNPFIDKPYSINFDYFFVRKVMFVKYSQGFIVLPGGFGTLDELSEALTLIQTHKIGRFPIVLVGTEFWSGLLDWFTGTLLKNHLIKEEDLSLFRVVDTADEAVAHIKAFYDKYSVSVNF
- a CDS encoding RapZ C-terminal domain-containing protein, coding for MNKLNIDIYSFSYKKGGIPVDNSGNGGGFVFDCRGILNPGRIEEYKPQTGNDKGVQEFLETKTEMPQFIDLIKNLVSITINDYIARGFDHLQIAFGCTGGQHRSVYCAIKLGEFLQEKYPELVNVSVTHNEQPQLN
- a CDS encoding aminoglycoside phosphotransferase family protein; its protein translation is MKNQEIAQLFFEEFLGEKATEFLALPQSGSARMNFIGKSSNETYVITYNENLLENEAFFYFTQVFSDLKLNTPQIFKINEERKLYIQEFLGEKTLSEIIALEGESERVKSLVKQTLKHLFELQEKTQNKIDFSKTFEYEKYDELPITHDLYYFKNYLIDILELPYHKSTLLKEFKKIVQKIENLAPKSLMIRDFQARNILVNDQDEVFFIDYQAAMEGPALYDVVSFLFQAKANFSENFKNEMLEYYFSSHPLEQRNELEKSLKYCKMIRFIQVLGAYGFRGIIQRKPHFITSLEQGIQNLVEFTKTELEMNEYPELKNLILQLNTTETKNKIQKLIDLNR